In the Malus domestica chromosome 16, GDT2T_hap1 genome, one interval contains:
- the LOC103441958 gene encoding uncharacterized protein → MAYVDHAFSITDEDMMMEDSYTVNNKPPIKEIALALALLVTGTLGLVIGILMAYNHVGGDKAHGLFFAILGGILFLPGFYYTRIAYYAYKGYKGFSFSNIPPV, encoded by the exons ATGGCGTACGTTGATCATGCGTTTTCGATTACAGACGAAGACATGATGATGGAGGACTCCTACACAGTCAACAACAAGCCTCCCATCAAGGAGATCGCTCTCGCCCTAGCCCTCCTCGTCACCGGCACTCTCGGCCTTGTTATCGGCATCCTCATGGCCTATAACCATGTCGGCGGCGACAAAGCTCACG GGTTATTTTTTGCAATACTTGGTGGGATCTTGTTTCTTCCGGGGTTCTATTACACGCGGATTGCTTACTATGCGTATAAAGGGTACAAGGGCTTCTCTTTCTCAAACATTCCACCTGTGTAG